The genomic stretch AATTGTTTTTGCTGTTTCACTTGGCAGCCGCTCATTCACCAACCGCGATGCGCGCGTAATTTCCAGATCAATATCTTTCGTTTCCGCACTTTCAAGGAGTATATGAGGATCCTTTTCCAGACATGGGCCACCAACAGGCCCAGGGAGCGGAACATTTGTCCGTGAATAACCTAGCTTTCCCGCCGAAATGATTTCAAATGCATTTAGATTAAATGCATCACACAGGCGCGCTACCTCATTAGAGAAAGCAAACTGAACGTCTCTATAGGTGTTATCAATTAATTTTATGGCTTCTGCAGCCTCAGGTCCTTGTACTTGGATGACTGAGGACGTCAGTTTGTGGAATATCTTGGCGGCACTCAATCGCGTGCATTCGCTGTCGGCGCCCACAATTTGTGGCAGCTCATGCAGTTCTTTCATTGCGTTGCCTTCTAATGTTCGCTCAGGGCACATTGCAATTTCAAATTTTTTCCCAGATTCGTTTAAGATTGGTGAGACTACATTGCGTGTTGTTCCAATTTTAACAGTAGACCGGAGTATAATCAGTGCTTCATCAGGCATCGCATCAGCAACTTGCCTTGTTGCCGCCTCAATCATATCCAAACGGGCAATTCCATTCTGATTGAGGGGTGTGCCGACAGTAATGATGTAAGTGCCGCAGGGCTTATGATCTTTAAGGTCCTGTACCGCGAAAAAATTTTGCGAATTTATAACTTGTGAGAGCAGAGCGCTAAGGCCCGTTTCGGCAAAGTGTGGCGTTCCATCGTTTGTTAAATTAACAATTGCTTGATTTTTCTCAATGCCGATAACTTGGTAACCGACCTTAGCGAGTGCAACTGCTAGAGTTAAACCAACATAACCAAGTCCGATTACACATACTTTTTCAGAGCGATGCATTTTAATTAATTCCGTTACTTCAGACATAGGCTTTAGCTTGAGGTTGGATCTTTCAACTCCAAAAGTTGTGCTTCGAATTCCTTGAGGATCACTGATGGGTTCCATCGCGTTCTCACAAGCTTGCCACCTCTTTGACCCATCGCGAGCCTGCGCACGGGGTCGTCGACCAGCTCACAAATGGCCAGTGCCAATGCCGATGCATCTCCGGGCGCTGTGATGACGCCAGCATCGCCGATCTCGTCCGCCAAGGCCGTTCCCGGATTTGCCGTGGCGACAACCGGCCGGCCTGATGCCAACATGTTCTTCAGCTTAGACGGTAAGACCAGGTCGGCCGCGCCCGCGATTTGTGGTAGCAAATGAAGGTCGGCAGCGCGCAAGAGAGCACCCAAGCGTTCCTTGGGCTGAAGTGGTGCAAACCTCACGTTGGGTAGATCTTTGCAGGCCTGATGCAGCGAGCTGCGCATCGGACCATCGCCGCAGATGAGCATTGTAATATCACCGCGGTGGGACAATCGCCTCGCTACTTCTGAGAGTATTTCAAGGCCCTGCTTATTCGCGAGATTGCCAGAGTAGAGCACGACATGAGGTGTTGTGATACCGAGCGTCGCCCGCATTTTGGCATCAACGGGTCCCGGCGAGATCAAATCGAGGTCCGCCCAGTTGCGCAATTCACGAACGCGGTCTTGCGCGACACCTTTTTGTGGTAGTTTGGCGAGCATTGGCGCTGAAATCGTGCTGACCCGGTTAAACCGTTTCAAGACAAACTGTTCAAATGCGAGCGCCAAGCGGCCAAGGCGTCCGCCAGGTTTAAGGAGCCCGGTTGCAAGTGCGGCCTCGACTTCAAAGTCTTGGATATGAAGCCACGTCTTGGCCCCACTCACGCGCGCGGCGATCAAGCCGGTAAGCGCCGAAAGGAGCGAGGGAGCCACCACGATGACAACATCGGGCCGCGCTCTCGATAGGGCGGATGCGAGTGCTGGGGCAAGTGACGTCAGCGCAAAGCTGGCGTGGTGGAGAATGCGGCGCAGGCCAGTTGGGCGGCCCGGTACGTAGAGCGGGCAGTGAATGACGCTCAGGCTAGGATGGGCTTGATCTAATGCCGATCTGACATATCGCAGCCGAGGCCATCCCTTCCGGAAGCACCACTCTGGATAGTATGGATGAGCGGAAACCACGCTTACGTTGTGGCCCCGCCTTGCTAAAAATTGGGCCATTCCTGTCGTGTAGACACCTGTGGAAATAATCTCCGGCGCGAAGTTGATGCCGATGATGAGAATATTCAGGCCATCAGGCTCGCATGTCTGTGCGGCAGCGTTCAAGAGCTCCTCACCGCCCCGTCATCTTAAACGGCACAAGGGCCGTCCGGAGCAGCAGCGTCCGATCCACGGCCGCAGCGCATTCTGCGGCGTAGTCTGCATCATAATTCGCGCGCGCGACAAAGCGCTTGTCTCGCTCACGGTCGAGCTGCCATGGCCCGGTCACGCCCGGCCGCAGGTGATAGTATACAGCAGAGCGCGGGCATGCGTCATACATGTCTTTCTGGGATGGAATGAATGGCCGCGGGCCCACAAACGACATATCGCCCCGCAGAATGTTCACAATCTGCGGCAACTCGTCGAGCTTTGTGCGGCGCAGGATGTGGCCGAGTTTCGTGACGCGGGGGTCGGGGTCGAGGCGCTGGTTTAGCTCCCACTCAAGCGCGATGGCGGGGTCGGATGCGCAGAGTTCCTCGAGGTATACCTCGGCGTCGACGCGCATGCTCCGGAACTTGTACATCCGGAATACTTTGCCGTCCTTGCCGACGCGGTCTTGCATAAATATAACCTGCCCCCTGTGGGCCATGCCCAGAGCAATCAGCGCCATCACCGGCAGGAGGATCGGCAGCAAGACCAGAGCTAGCGCCACATCCATCACCCGCTTGCCGTATCGCGTGTAGAACGTATCACGGATTGTCACGATCGCGCACGGCTCCGCCAGCTCTATGACGTCCTGCCGCTTGGGTCCACCGTCCACGCCTCAGGCTCCCACGCCCGATTGCGACAAGCTCTCAGCCATCAGCGCCCGAAACTCACCCCCGAACTCCGGATGGCTTGACGCGGCCGCAACAATCGCGCCCAAATATCCCAAATGCGTGCCGCAGTCGTGGCGCGTACCGTCAAGCGGCAGGGCACCCACGCGCCCGCCGCGTGCCAAGATGTCAATCGCATCGGCAAGTTGGATTTCACCGCCGTGGCCCGGGCCGAGTGCAGCGAGGATGTCAAAAATCTCGGGGTGGAACACGTAGCGCCCGATGGATGCCAGCGTTGACGGCGCCTGACCGGGATCAGGCTTTTCAACAAGGCCCGCAATGCTCTCATCATCCGCACCCCGAATGGCAATGCCGTATTTGTGCACCTCAGTCGGCGGCACGTCTTGCAGCAAAACCTGCGATCGGCCGCTGGCGGCGTAGGCCAAACTGAGCGCCGCTGTGGGGTTGGCCGCTCGCGGGTCGGGCATGATGAAGTCATCCGCCAGCAGCACCGCAAATGGCTCGTCCCCGAGGGCTGGACGCGCGCAGAGCACCGCGTGGCCGAGACCCAGCGGGATGCGTTGGCGGATATAGACGGCGTGGACGTGGGCCGGCAGCGTGTCGCGCACGGCGGCGGCCAGATCAAACTTGCCCGCCTTTTCCAGTGCGCGCTCCAATTCGGGTGCCGCGTCGAAATGATCCGCAATCGCGCGCTTGGTGCGCCCCGTCACGAAGACGAACTTTGTGATACCCGCAGCCAGCGCCTCTTCGACAGCGTACTGGATGATTGGGCGATCTATGATCGGCAGCAGTTCCTTTGGCATGGCCTTGGTCGCGGGTAAAAACCGCGTGCCAAGTCCAGCCACCGGAAACACGGCCGTGGTCACTTTAAGCGCATTGCTCAATTGAGATCGCTTTCGAGAATTTCGAGAAGAATGGCGTGCACCAGAATTGCGTGGCCGGCCCCGTCGGGGTCGGGATCAATGCCCAGAAAATCGCCATTGCCGTGCGCCAGCGGCGGCACCGCATATTCAAAGCTGTGTGTGGTCGGGGCGGGTGTCAGGATAAAAGACTGCCATCCGGAATTGCCGAGATCATTTGTGGAATAGGCCAGTGCCGCGCGCGCGCCCTCGGGGCCCGACAGCGTAACGGATACGCGCACGGTCTGTGCCGCGGCGTCGGCCTCAAAATCCTCATCGAGCCGAATAAAGGCGCCGCCCGTTGTCCCCGTCGAGTAGAGCCCGGGCACGTGGCCGGAGATGCGCACAGCGCCGCCCTCATCCGTAATCTCGTGGCCGTGGTACGACCGAAATGCCATCGGGCGCGCGCCTGCGCCGTAAGTCACCGCCCCGACGGCCAGCGTTTCGACCGCTATTTCATCCGGGCCAACCACCGCGGTGTCAGTAACATCCGCGACTTCATCCGCAGCGGGG from Yoonia vestfoldensis encodes the following:
- a CDS encoding nucleotide sugar dehydrogenase, encoding MEPISDPQGIRSTTFGVERSNLKLKPMSEVTELIKMHRSEKVCVIGLGYVGLTLAVALAKVGYQVIGIEKNQAIVNLTNDGTPHFAETGLSALLSQVINSQNFFAVQDLKDHKPCGTYIITVGTPLNQNGIARLDMIEAATRQVADAMPDEALIILRSTVKIGTTRNVVSPILNESGKKFEIAMCPERTLEGNAMKELHELPQIVGADSECTRLSAAKIFHKLTSSVIQVQGPEAAEAIKLIDNTYRDVQFAFSNEVARLCDAFNLNAFEIISAGKLGYSRTNVPLPGPVGGPCLEKDPHILLESAETKDIDLEITRASRLVNERLPSETAKTIKKELMNRGIEGQLKIAILGMAFKGVPETDDLRGSMSTKILEELRSLFPRANFMIFDPIIDVITLRDYFSNDLVCDNIWDAVRGSSLVVIANNHPKFRSIPPNAIFQLMQPNGIIYDYWNHHSNSIDRAFSNRYLALGSLWRNENA
- a CDS encoding LysM peptidoglycan-binding domain-containing protein: MASGAAAQETYVVRQGDTLASIARQIAGVPVSWDDLCRINHGTLENCDLLRAGVVIALPEGARILGEATESAGGDAIAARPSEPLRLVARPTIDAVEPLDSFSLTLGGDLDDAALQGADASLAAFFGDQVIAEPDTTVQEILEAVMAEPVNVPDVPQIAAAPAADEVADVTDTAVVGPDEIAVETLAVGAVTYGAGARPMAFRSYHGHEITDEGGAVRISGHVPGLYSTGTTGGAFIRLDEDFEADAAAQTVRVSVTLSGPEGARAALAYSTNDLGNSGWQSFILTPAPTTHSFEYAVPPLAHGNGDFLGIDPDPDGAGHAILVHAILLEILESDLN
- a CDS encoding sugar transferase, whose translation is MDGGPKRQDVIELAEPCAIVTIRDTFYTRYGKRVMDVALALVLLPILLPVMALIALGMAHRGQVIFMQDRVGKDGKVFRMYKFRSMRVDAEVYLEELCASDPAIALEWELNQRLDPDPRVTKLGHILRRTKLDELPQIVNILRGDMSFVGPRPFIPSQKDMYDACPRSAVYYHLRPGVTGPWQLDRERDKRFVARANYDADYAAECAAAVDRTLLLRTALVPFKMTGR
- a CDS encoding UTP--glucose-1-phosphate uridylyltransferase, translating into MSNALKVTTAVFPVAGLGTRFLPATKAMPKELLPIIDRPIIQYAVEEALAAGITKFVFVTGRTKRAIADHFDAAPELERALEKAGKFDLAAAVRDTLPAHVHAVYIRQRIPLGLGHAVLCARPALGDEPFAVLLADDFIMPDPRAANPTAALSLAYAASGRSQVLLQDVPPTEVHKYGIAIRGADDESIAGLVEKPDPGQAPSTLASIGRYVFHPEIFDILAALGPGHGGEIQLADAIDILARGGRVGALPLDGTRHDCGTHLGYLGAIVAAASSHPEFGGEFRALMAESLSQSGVGA
- a CDS encoding WcaI family glycosyltransferase; this translates as MNAAAQTCEPDGLNILIIGINFAPEIISTGVYTTGMAQFLARRGHNVSVVSAHPYYPEWCFRKGWPRLRYVRSALDQAHPSLSVIHCPLYVPGRPTGLRRILHHASFALTSLAPALASALSRARPDVVIVVAPSLLSALTGLIAARVSGAKTWLHIQDFEVEAALATGLLKPGGRLGRLALAFEQFVLKRFNRVSTISAPMLAKLPQKGVAQDRVRELRNWADLDLISPGPVDAKMRATLGITTPHVVLYSGNLANKQGLEILSEVARRLSHRGDITMLICGDGPMRSSLHQACKDLPNVRFAPLQPKERLGALLRAADLHLLPQIAGAADLVLPSKLKNMLASGRPVVATANPGTALADEIGDAGVITAPGDASALALAICELVDDPVRRLAMGQRGGKLVRTRWNPSVILKEFEAQLLELKDPTSS